The Nocardioides humi genome includes a region encoding these proteins:
- a CDS encoding precorrin 6A synthase, which yields MAERVRVLGFGMGPQHVTPEVASALGECDYALAVQKGSPDPLLEVRRAVCAAHGVELVVVPDPERDRSPGLDRAGYEGAVADWYAARLAAYRSVLSARGGVCAFLVWGDPSLYDGTIRIVRELGVPFDVLPGISAPQVLAARHGIVLHEVGAPVHVTTARRLRADVATGQRNVVVMLTSGVDLDGFEDWRVWWGANLGGVGERLVSGRVGDVVGAIAAERESARDEAGWMMDLFLLRGPVDGGPVDGGPVDGAA from the coding sequence GTGGCTGAGCGGGTCCGGGTCCTCGGCTTCGGGATGGGGCCGCAGCACGTCACGCCGGAGGTGGCGTCGGCGCTGGGGGAGTGCGACTACGCCCTCGCCGTGCAGAAGGGCTCGCCGGACCCGCTGCTCGAGGTGCGGCGCGCGGTGTGCGCGGCGCACGGCGTCGAGCTGGTCGTCGTACCCGATCCGGAGCGGGACCGCTCGCCCGGCCTCGACCGCGCGGGCTACGAGGGCGCCGTCGCCGACTGGTACGCCGCCCGGCTGGCCGCCTACCGGTCGGTGCTCTCGGCGCGGGGCGGCGTGTGCGCCTTCCTCGTCTGGGGCGACCCGTCGCTGTACGACGGGACGATCCGGATCGTGCGCGAGCTGGGCGTGCCCTTCGACGTGCTGCCCGGCATCAGCGCTCCGCAGGTGCTGGCCGCGCGGCACGGGATCGTGCTGCACGAGGTCGGCGCGCCGGTGCACGTGACGACGGCGCGGCGGCTGCGGGCGGACGTGGCGACAGGCCAGCGGAATGTCGTGGTGATGCTGACCTCGGGCGTCGACCTGGACGGGTTCGAGGACTGGCGGGTCTGGTGGGGCGCGAACCTCGGCGGTGTGGGGGAGCGGCTGGTCTCCGGGCGGGTCGGCGACGTGGTCGGCGCGATCGCGGCGGAGCGGGAGTCGGCCAGGGACGAGGCCGGCTGGATGATGGACCTGTTCCTGCTGCGGGGACCGGTCGACGGGGGACCGGTCGACGGGGGACCGGTCGATGGCGCTGCCTGA
- a CDS encoding ATP-binding protein codes for MTTERRPVRAGLSVRTRITAAVALLVTIALAGAGLIVYWVESRAVTDSVQREVEQELDEFVRLQGSGDFTTIRDLLDGFLKRNVPDDDELLVGWVGDGTTVQFPRDALVDDPRFLAAVAPLVVDGGTTYLDTDRGEVRITAQPVVQGSQRGALLVVTYLAEDRGELLQTMRTYTLVALLSAVLVTATAAWVSGRLLRPLRTLHVAAETIGATDLSRRLPERGNDDITALTRTVNGMLDRLEHAFAGQRQFLDDAGHELRTPLTVLRGHLELLDAGSPQEVAETRDLLLDEVDRMARLVNDLIMLAKSDRPDFLSPGPTDPSALLAAVLTKASALGERDWALEASPGLPAELVLDGQRITQALLALADNAVKHTAAGGRIAIGAAVVGPTLRCWVHDDGAGVDPEDRERIFGRFGRAAVPEGDEGFGLGLSIVGAIAQAHGGRAYVDPHGGGSGHGARFVVDVPAVVPAPLPDRPDETRGAPWPTS; via the coding sequence ATGACGACTGAGCGGCGACCGGTCCGGGCCGGACTGTCCGTGCGGACCCGGATCACCGCGGCCGTCGCCCTGCTCGTCACGATCGCCCTCGCCGGAGCCGGCCTGATCGTCTACTGGGTCGAGAGCCGTGCCGTCACCGACAGCGTGCAGCGCGAGGTCGAGCAGGAGCTGGACGAGTTCGTCCGCCTCCAGGGCAGCGGCGACTTCACGACCATCCGCGACCTGCTCGACGGCTTCCTCAAGCGCAACGTGCCCGACGACGACGAGCTCCTCGTGGGCTGGGTCGGCGACGGCACCACCGTGCAGTTCCCCCGGGATGCCCTCGTCGACGACCCCCGCTTCCTGGCGGCCGTGGCGCCACTGGTGGTCGACGGCGGCACGACCTACCTCGACACCGACCGCGGCGAGGTGCGGATCACCGCGCAGCCGGTCGTGCAGGGCAGCCAGCGGGGCGCCCTGCTCGTCGTGACCTACCTCGCCGAGGACCGGGGCGAGCTGCTCCAGACCATGCGCACCTACACGCTGGTCGCGCTGCTGTCCGCCGTCCTGGTCACCGCCACCGCCGCGTGGGTGTCCGGGCGGCTGCTGCGCCCGCTGCGCACCCTGCACGTCGCCGCCGAGACGATCGGCGCCACCGACCTGTCCCGGCGCCTGCCCGAGCGCGGCAACGACGACATCACCGCCCTGACCCGGACCGTCAACGGGATGCTGGACCGGCTCGAGCACGCCTTCGCCGGCCAGCGGCAGTTCCTCGACGACGCCGGCCACGAGCTGCGGACGCCGCTCACGGTGCTCCGCGGCCACCTCGAGCTCCTCGACGCCGGCAGCCCCCAGGAGGTCGCCGAGACCCGTGACCTACTGCTCGACGAGGTCGACCGGATGGCGCGCCTGGTGAACGACCTGATCATGCTCGCCAAGAGCGACCGGCCCGACTTCCTCTCCCCCGGGCCGACCGACCCGTCCGCGCTGCTCGCCGCCGTGCTCACCAAGGCCAGCGCGCTCGGCGAGCGGGACTGGGCGCTCGAGGCCTCGCCCGGCCTGCCCGCTGAGCTGGTCCTCGACGGCCAGCGGATCACCCAGGCGCTGCTCGCCCTCGCCGACAACGCCGTCAAGCACACCGCGGCCGGCGGCCGGATCGCGATCGGCGCGGCCGTGGTCGGTCCCACGCTGCGCTGCTGGGTCCACGACGACGGCGCCGGCGTCGACCCCGAGGACCGGGAGCGGATCTTCGGCCGGTTCGGGCGCGCCGCCGTCCCGGAGGGCGACGAGGGCTTCGGCCTCGGGCTGTCCATCGTCGGCGCGATCGCGCAGGCCCACGGCGGCCGGGCGTACGTCGACCCGCATGGCGGCGGTTCGGGTCACGGGGCGCGGTTCGTCGTCGACGTACCCGCTGTCGTGCCGGCGCCCCTGCCCGACCGGCCCGACGAGACCCGAGGAGCGCCGTGGCCCACATCCTGA
- a CDS encoding superinfection immunity protein yields the protein MYVELVSDRRRRALRHVLLSWCAALLTCGYLFPWAVATTRGKANADAIGVLNLALGWTIVGWVVALAMACRGHGLAGLRITE from the coding sequence ATGTACGTCGAGCTGGTCAGCGACCGTCGCCGCCGCGCCCTGCGCCACGTGCTGCTCAGCTGGTGCGCCGCCCTGCTGACCTGCGGCTACCTGTTCCCCTGGGCGGTCGCCACCACCCGCGGCAAGGCGAACGCCGACGCCATCGGCGTCCTCAACCTCGCTCTCGGCTGGACCATCGTGGGCTGGGTGGTCGCCCTCGCGATGGCGTGCCGGGGCCACGGCCTCGCCGGGCTGAGGATCACGGAGTGA
- a CDS encoding response regulator transcription factor, producing MAHILIVEDEERIASFVAKGLRAEGHRTTVATDGPAGLDHALAGDVDLVVLDIGLPGMDGFELLDQLRSQGSRIPVIVLTARDSVTDTVTALEGGADDYMPKPFRFAELSARVRLRLRQPATAAAGAADSIEAGGVALDLRTRRATVAGREVELSAREFALAEIFLRNAGQVLSREQLLDHVWGLDFDPGSNVVDVYVGYLRRKLGARSITTVRGMGYRFDR from the coding sequence GTGGCCCACATCCTGATCGTCGAGGACGAGGAGCGGATCGCCTCCTTCGTCGCCAAGGGCCTGCGGGCCGAGGGGCACCGCACGACCGTCGCGACCGACGGCCCGGCCGGTCTCGACCACGCGCTCGCCGGGGACGTCGACCTGGTCGTGCTCGACATCGGCCTGCCCGGCATGGACGGCTTCGAGCTGCTCGACCAGCTCCGCTCCCAGGGCTCGCGGATCCCCGTCATCGTGCTGACCGCGCGCGACTCGGTCACCGACACCGTCACCGCTCTCGAGGGCGGTGCGGACGACTACATGCCCAAGCCGTTCCGGTTCGCCGAGCTCAGCGCCCGGGTCCGCCTGCGGCTGCGCCAGCCCGCCACCGCGGCCGCCGGCGCGGCCGACAGCATCGAGGCCGGCGGCGTCGCGCTGGACCTGCGCACCCGCCGCGCCACCGTCGCCGGACGCGAGGTGGAGCTGTCGGCCCGGGAGTTCGCGCTCGCCGAGATCTTCCTCCGCAACGCCGGCCAGGTGCTCTCCCGCGAGCAGCTGCTCGACCACGTCTGGGGCCTCGACTTCGATCCCGGCTCCAATGTCGTCGACGTGTACGTCGGCTACCTCCGCCGCAAGCTCGGCGCCCGCTCGATCACCACCGTCCGCGGCATGGGCTACCGCTTCGACCGGTAG
- a CDS encoding cobaltochelatase subunit CobN, whose product MRIALLSTSDTDLLSARASGADYGWANPSRSDLAALVASAEGADLVVVRLLGSPQQYDAELAALRGAGRPLVVLGGELTPSAELMEASTVPVGIAAEAHRYLAEGGPRNLAQLHRFLSDTVLLTGEGFEPPEVIPAWGLVERDAAAGDRARVGVLFYRAHQASGNTAFVHALCDAMDATGTAVGVPIFAGSLRAAPDELFDALGDLDALVVTVLAAGGSTPAAASAGGDDETWDVERIAALDIPVLQGLCLTSSRAEWEASDDGVTPLDYANQVAIPEFDGRISTAPFSFKELDDEGLPSYVADPERCARVAGLAANYARLRRVPNGEKRLALMLSAYPTKHSRVGNAVGLDTPVSAVRLLRRLAEQGYDLGGENEVTRILAMSDDTEAGDALIHALIAAGGQDEEWLTSAQLTDAHVRISAADYAAWTADLPNDLREAMVEAWGPAPGRLFVNDSDEIVLATLQAGNVVLLIQPPRGFGENPVAIYHDPELAPSHHYLAAYRWVGAPAGNGGWGRMPSCISASTARWSGCPERTQRCPRPARPTRRSAACR is encoded by the coding sequence GTGCGGATCGCACTGCTGTCCACGTCCGACACCGACCTGCTCTCGGCGCGCGCGAGCGGTGCCGACTACGGCTGGGCGAACCCCTCGCGCAGCGACCTCGCCGCCCTCGTCGCTTCGGCCGAGGGCGCCGACCTGGTCGTCGTACGGCTGCTCGGCTCCCCCCAGCAGTACGACGCCGAGCTGGCCGCGCTGCGCGGTGCGGGCCGCCCGCTCGTGGTGCTGGGCGGCGAGCTCACGCCCAGCGCGGAGCTGATGGAGGCCTCGACCGTCCCGGTCGGGATCGCCGCCGAGGCGCACCGCTACCTCGCCGAGGGCGGGCCGCGGAATCTCGCACAGCTGCACCGCTTCCTCTCCGACACCGTGCTGCTCACCGGTGAGGGCTTCGAGCCGCCGGAGGTCATCCCCGCCTGGGGCCTGGTCGAGCGGGACGCTGCGGCCGGCGACCGGGCGCGGGTCGGCGTGCTGTTCTACCGCGCCCACCAGGCCAGCGGGAACACCGCCTTCGTGCACGCCCTGTGCGACGCGATGGACGCCACCGGCACCGCGGTCGGGGTGCCGATCTTCGCGGGCTCGCTGCGGGCGGCGCCGGACGAGCTGTTCGACGCCCTGGGCGACCTCGACGCCCTGGTCGTCACCGTGCTCGCCGCGGGCGGCTCGACGCCCGCCGCCGCGAGCGCGGGCGGGGACGACGAGACCTGGGACGTCGAGCGGATCGCCGCCCTCGACATCCCCGTCCTGCAGGGCCTGTGCCTGACCAGCAGCCGCGCGGAGTGGGAGGCCTCCGACGACGGCGTCACCCCGCTCGACTACGCCAACCAGGTCGCGATCCCCGAGTTCGACGGGCGGATCAGCACGGCGCCGTTCTCGTTCAAGGAGCTGGACGACGAGGGGCTGCCGTCGTACGTCGCGGACCCGGAGCGGTGCGCGCGCGTCGCCGGGCTGGCGGCCAACTACGCACGACTTCGCCGGGTGCCGAACGGCGAGAAGCGACTCGCGCTGATGCTCTCGGCGTACCCGACCAAGCACTCCCGGGTCGGCAACGCCGTCGGCCTCGACACCCCGGTGTCCGCGGTCCGGCTGCTGCGCCGGCTCGCGGAGCAGGGCTACGACCTGGGCGGCGAGAACGAGGTGACCCGGATCCTCGCGATGTCCGACGACACCGAGGCGGGCGACGCGCTGATCCACGCGCTGATCGCGGCCGGCGGGCAGGACGAGGAGTGGCTGACCTCGGCGCAGCTCACGGACGCGCACGTGCGGATCTCCGCCGCGGACTACGCGGCGTGGACCGCCGACCTCCCCAACGACCTGCGCGAGGCGATGGTCGAGGCATGGGGACCGGCCCCGGGTCGGCTGTTCGTCAACGACAGCGACGAGATCGTGCTCGCGACCCTGCAGGCCGGCAACGTCGTGCTGCTCATCCAGCCGCCCCGGGGCTTCGGCGAGAATCCGGTCGCGATCTACCACGACCCCGAGCTCGCGCCGTCGCACCACTACCTGGCGGCGTACCGCTGGGTCGGAGCACCTGCCGGAAATGGGGGCTGGGGGCGGATGCCGTCGTGCATCTCGGCAAGCACGGCTCGATGGAGTGGCTGCCCGGAAAGAACGCAGCGCTGTCCGCGTCCTGCGCGACCGACGCGGCGATCGGCAGCATGCCGCTGA
- a CDS encoding AMP-binding protein, translating to MFVPFSVNDFLDRAVQVYGERVGVVDEPTQPAPSQGELTYAQLGELARRQAARLDELGIGVGERVAVVSHNSSRLLTSFFGVSGWGRVLVPVNFRLSPDEVQYIVEHSGARVLYVDPELEESLAGVRCEQKYLLGDDDALYAPVGAEPKPWEYDEGATATINYTSGTTARPKGVQITHRNIWVNALTFGLHAGIGDRDVYLHTLPMFHANGWGMPFAMTGVGARHIVLRKVDGAEILRRVRDHGVTVMCAAPAVAAAVLEAAQTWEGEIPGRDRVRIIMAGAPPPTKTVIRVQEELGWEFIQIYGLTETSPLLTINRTRAEWDDLSAEERATRLTRAGAPAIGVRLAIDESEEGAGEVLARSNVILEGYWEQPEESATALRDGWFHTGDGGYLGDDGYLTIADRKKDVIITGGENVTSIEVEDTLFSHPAVAEVAVIGVPSEKWGETIKALVVLSADAAPGEEMEAELIRWCKDRLAGYKAPTSVEFRSELARTATGKLQKFKLRAPYWEGLTRQVN from the coding sequence GTGTTCGTCCCGTTCAGCGTCAACGACTTCCTCGACCGTGCCGTGCAGGTGTACGGCGAGCGGGTGGGCGTGGTCGACGAGCCGACCCAGCCCGCGCCCAGCCAGGGCGAGCTCACCTATGCGCAGCTCGGCGAGCTGGCGCGGCGCCAGGCCGCGAGGCTCGACGAGCTCGGCATCGGCGTGGGCGAGCGGGTCGCGGTGGTCAGCCACAACAGCAGCCGGCTGCTCACGTCGTTCTTCGGGGTCAGCGGGTGGGGCCGGGTGCTGGTGCCGGTGAACTTCCGGCTCAGTCCCGACGAGGTGCAGTACATCGTCGAGCACTCCGGCGCGCGGGTGCTCTACGTCGACCCGGAGCTGGAGGAGTCGCTGGCGGGCGTGCGGTGCGAGCAGAAGTACCTGTTGGGCGACGACGACGCGCTCTACGCCCCGGTGGGCGCGGAGCCGAAGCCGTGGGAGTACGACGAGGGCGCGACCGCCACGATCAACTACACCTCCGGCACGACCGCCCGGCCCAAGGGTGTGCAGATCACGCATCGCAACATCTGGGTCAACGCCCTCACCTTCGGGCTCCACGCGGGGATCGGCGACCGCGACGTCTACCTGCACACGTTGCCGATGTTCCACGCCAACGGCTGGGGGATGCCGTTCGCGATGACCGGCGTGGGCGCGCGGCACATCGTGCTGCGCAAGGTCGACGGCGCCGAGATCCTGCGCCGGGTGCGCGACCACGGCGTGACCGTGATGTGCGCCGCCCCGGCGGTGGCGGCCGCGGTGCTGGAGGCCGCGCAGACGTGGGAGGGCGAGATCCCGGGGCGCGACCGGGTGCGGATCATCATGGCCGGCGCCCCGCCGCCGACGAAGACGGTGATCCGGGTCCAGGAGGAGCTGGGCTGGGAGTTCATCCAGATCTACGGCCTCACCGAGACCTCCCCGCTGCTCACCATCAACCGTACCCGCGCCGAGTGGGACGATCTCTCGGCCGAGGAGCGCGCGACCCGGCTGACCCGCGCGGGCGCCCCGGCGATCGGCGTACGGCTGGCGATCGACGAGTCCGAGGAGGGCGCCGGCGAGGTGCTCGCCCGGTCCAACGTGATCCTGGAGGGCTACTGGGAGCAGCCCGAGGAGTCGGCCACGGCGCTGCGGGACGGCTGGTTCCACACCGGCGACGGCGGCTACCTCGGCGACGACGGCTACCTCACCATCGCCGACCGCAAGAAGGACGTCATCATCACCGGCGGCGAGAACGTCACCTCGATCGAGGTCGAGGACACCCTCTTCTCCCATCCGGCGGTCGCCGAGGTCGCGGTCATCGGCGTGCCGAGCGAGAAGTGGGGCGAGACCATCAAGGCGCTCGTCGTGCTGAGCGCCGACGCTGCGCCGGGCGAGGAGATGGAGGCCGAGCTGATCCGCTGGTGCAAGGACCGGCTCGCCGGGTACAAGGCGCCGACGTCGGTGGAGTTCCGCTCCGAGCTGGCCCGGACCGCGACCGGCAAGCTGCAGAAGTTCAAGCTCCGGGCTCCCTACTGGGAGGGGCTCACCCGCCAGGTGAACTGA
- a CDS encoding (2Fe-2S) ferredoxin domain-containing protein yields MALPERDVLLCRDCCCGTSGKHPGVDHRAQRDEIEALDDPAGRRGPRVRVRVVDCLDECDRSNVVLVRDFTWFPGGRRPKDFWLGGVLSSGATEAVVAWVRAGGPVPAVLERHVFRGKRG; encoded by the coding sequence ATGGCGCTGCCTGAGCGGGACGTGCTGCTGTGCCGCGACTGCTGCTGCGGTACCTCCGGGAAGCACCCGGGCGTCGACCACCGGGCCCAGCGCGACGAGATCGAGGCGCTCGACGACCCGGCCGGACGGCGCGGACCGCGGGTCAGGGTGCGCGTGGTCGACTGCCTCGACGAGTGCGACCGGTCGAACGTCGTACTGGTCCGGGACTTCACGTGGTTCCCCGGCGGCCGGCGACCGAAGGACTTCTGGCTCGGTGGAGTGCTCTCCTCGGGTGCCACGGAGGCGGTCGTCGCGTGGGTGCGCGCCGGCGGCCCGGTGCCGGCCGTCCTGGAGCGGCACGTGTTCCGGGGGAAGCGCGGATGA
- a CDS encoding cobaltochelatase subunit CobN, protein MHLGKHGSMEWLPGKNAALSASCATDAAIGSMPLIYPFLVNDPGEGAQAKRRARATIIDHLVPPMARAESYGDIARLEGLLEEYDKISAMDPGKLAAIRGEIWQLMHAAELHRDLGLEEAPEDDDFDDFLLHVDGWLCEIKDVQIRDGLHVLGQAPEGEARVNLVLAILRAAQVWGGQAQAVPGLRAALGLAPDAPTTEVDRVEAEARELVEAMEKAAWDPARVADLHASEEVRRVLAFAATEVVPRLARTTDELDHTLHALSGGFVPAGPSGSPLRGLVNVLPTGRNFYTVDPRAVPSRLAWQTGQAMADSLVQRYLSEEGAYPESVGLSVWGTSAMRTSGDDIAEVLALLGVRPEWDEASRRVHALTVVPLEELGRPRIDVTVRISGFFRDAFPHVVAMLDDAVQLVAELDEPEDQNFVRAHAAADLASHGDQRRATTRIFGSKPGSYGAGILQAVESGTWRDDADLAEVYTAWGGFAYGRDLDGVPAADDMRANYKRIKVAAKNIDTREHDIADSDDYFQYHGGMVATIRALTGSSPKAYVGDSTTPDAVRTRTLQEETNRVFRARVVNPRWIGAMQRHGYKGAFELAATVDYLFGFDATAGVVHDWMYESLAQSYVLDETNQEFLRKSNPWALRSIVERLHEAKDRGLWESPDPEVLAALQAAYLEVEGDLEEGAGG, encoded by the coding sequence GTGCATCTCGGCAAGCACGGCTCGATGGAGTGGCTGCCCGGAAAGAACGCAGCGCTGTCCGCGTCCTGCGCGACCGACGCGGCGATCGGCAGCATGCCGCTGATCTACCCCTTCCTCGTCAACGACCCGGGTGAGGGCGCGCAGGCCAAGCGCCGGGCGCGGGCGACGATCATCGACCACCTGGTGCCGCCGATGGCGCGCGCCGAGAGCTACGGCGACATCGCGCGGCTCGAGGGCCTGCTGGAGGAGTACGACAAGATCTCCGCGATGGACCCGGGCAAGCTGGCCGCCATCCGCGGCGAGATCTGGCAGCTGATGCACGCCGCCGAGCTGCATCGCGACCTCGGCCTCGAGGAGGCGCCCGAGGACGACGACTTCGACGACTTCCTGCTCCATGTCGACGGCTGGCTGTGCGAGATCAAGGACGTCCAGATCCGCGACGGGCTGCACGTCCTCGGCCAGGCGCCCGAGGGGGAGGCCCGGGTCAACCTGGTGCTCGCGATCCTGCGCGCGGCCCAGGTCTGGGGCGGCCAGGCGCAGGCGGTCCCGGGGCTGCGAGCCGCGCTCGGGCTGGCTCCCGACGCGCCGACGACCGAGGTCGACCGGGTCGAGGCCGAGGCCCGCGAGCTGGTCGAGGCGATGGAGAAGGCCGCGTGGGACCCCGCGCGGGTCGCGGACCTGCATGCGTCGGAGGAGGTGCGCCGGGTGCTGGCCTTCGCGGCCACGGAGGTCGTGCCGCGGCTGGCCCGCACCACCGACGAGCTCGACCACACCCTGCACGCCCTGTCCGGTGGGTTCGTGCCGGCCGGGCCGTCGGGCTCGCCGCTGCGCGGGCTGGTCAACGTGCTGCCGACCGGCCGCAACTTCTACACCGTCGACCCGCGCGCGGTCCCGTCGCGGCTGGCGTGGCAGACCGGCCAGGCGATGGCGGACTCGCTGGTGCAGCGCTACCTCTCGGAGGAGGGGGCGTACCCCGAGTCCGTCGGCTTGTCGGTGTGGGGTACGTCGGCCATGCGCACCTCCGGCGACGACATCGCCGAGGTGCTGGCACTGCTCGGCGTCCGGCCGGAGTGGGACGAGGCGTCGCGTCGCGTGCACGCGCTGACGGTGGTGCCGCTGGAGGAGCTCGGGCGGCCGCGCATCGATGTCACCGTGCGGATCTCCGGGTTCTTCCGCGACGCCTTCCCGCACGTCGTGGCGATGCTGGACGACGCGGTGCAGCTGGTCGCCGAGCTGGACGAGCCGGAGGACCAGAACTTCGTCCGCGCCCACGCCGCCGCCGATCTCGCCTCGCACGGTGACCAGCGGCGGGCGACCACCCGGATCTTCGGCTCCAAGCCCGGCTCCTACGGCGCCGGCATCCTGCAGGCGGTCGAGTCCGGCACGTGGCGCGACGACGCCGACCTCGCCGAGGTCTACACCGCGTGGGGCGGCTTCGCGTACGGCCGCGACCTCGACGGCGTACCTGCCGCCGACGACATGCGCGCCAACTACAAGCGGATCAAGGTCGCGGCGAAGAACATCGACACCCGCGAGCACGACATCGCCGACAGCGACGACTACTTCCAGTACCACGGCGGCATGGTCGCGACGATCCGCGCGCTGACCGGCTCCTCGCCCAAGGCGTATGTCGGCGACTCGACCACGCCGGACGCGGTGCGCACCCGGACCCTGCAGGAGGAGACCAACCGGGTCTTCCGCGCGCGCGTGGTGAACCCGCGCTGGATCGGCGCGATGCAGCGGCACGGCTACAAGGGCGCCTTCGAGCTGGCCGCGACCGTCGACTACCTCTTCGGGTTCGACGCCACCGCCGGTGTGGTGCACGACTGGATGTACGAGTCGCTCGCCCAGTCCTACGTGCTGGACGAGACCAACCAGGAGTTCCTCCGCAAGTCGAACCCGTGGGCGCTGCGCAGCATCGTCGAGCGGCTGCACGAGGCGAAGGACCGCGGGCTGTGGGAGTCGCCGGATCCCGAGGTGCTGGCGGCGCTGCAGGCGGCGTACCTGGAGGTCGAGGGAGACCTGGAGGAGGGCGCTGGTGGCTGA
- a CDS encoding serine/threonine-protein kinase: MKVVRPGEAGDEHTLRSLVREATALDVAHHPVVVRGLRYDVDGPRPHLVLEHVEGPSLSRLIRRHRRLSPQQYLPLAVDLASALHFFRHADVCHLDLKPSNVIMGSPARLIDFSVARQAAHAAELTGSIGTDAYMAPEQAAPGSGYGVPGHASDLWGLGTTLFHAIAGYRPFRDGDPDAAEPAARFPQLLDAPAELPADVPAAVAKVVHALLEPDPAGRPLPREVAEALEPEIAALPAPRLHWKG; the protein is encoded by the coding sequence GTGAAGGTCGTCCGCCCCGGCGAGGCCGGCGACGAGCACACGCTGCGCAGCCTGGTCCGCGAGGCCACGGCCCTCGACGTCGCGCACCACCCGGTCGTCGTCCGCGGCCTGCGGTACGACGTCGACGGGCCGCGCCCGCACCTGGTGCTCGAGCACGTGGAGGGTCCCAGCCTGTCCCGGCTGATCCGCCGCCACCGGCGGCTCTCGCCGCAGCAGTACCTGCCGCTGGCGGTCGACCTGGCCTCCGCGCTGCACTTCTTCCGCCATGCGGACGTGTGTCACCTCGACCTCAAGCCGAGCAACGTGATCATGGGCTCCCCGGCGCGGCTGATCGACTTCTCGGTCGCCCGCCAGGCCGCCCACGCCGCCGAGCTCACCGGCAGCATCGGCACCGACGCCTACATGGCCCCCGAGCAGGCCGCGCCCGGCAGCGGGTACGGCGTCCCGGGCCACGCGAGCGACCTGTGGGGGCTGGGCACGACCCTGTTCCACGCGATCGCCGGGTACCGCCCGTTCCGCGACGGCGATCCGGACGCCGCCGAGCCCGCCGCCCGGTTCCCGCAGCTCCTGGACGCCCCGGCGGAGCTGCCGGCCGACGTACCTGCTGCCGTGGCGAAGGTCGTCCACGCGCTCCTCGAGCCCGACCCGGCCGGACGGCCGCTCCCGCGCGAGGTCGCCGAGGCCCTCGAGCCCGAGATCGCCGCACTGCCCGCGCCGCGCCTGCACTGGAAGGGCTGA